One Rosa chinensis cultivar Old Blush chromosome 5, RchiOBHm-V2, whole genome shotgun sequence genomic region harbors:
- the LOC112201733 gene encoding ankyrin repeat-containing protein At2g01680, which produces MDPYLYEAATGGDVSFLRRIRDGDVLLNHDLLLQRTPKDNNILHIAVEFKHIEFFRQVPNHYSSSLFWAANKKGDTPLHVAARVGCVEIVEFLIDQAKALQIRGADEESCHRKPLLRMTNLEMDTALHVAVRYGHLGVVVLLMEADPELCCLTNRADESVLFLAAMKGSAEIALYLLNESPVCPCFRGTNGVTALHAAVTRSTLTSKGIVRTMVSKNPEMTKNVDALGWTPLHYAAFRGNLEATRVLMQCDSSASYILDNSGMSALHVAAHAGHTKIMKELILLRPDICDLLNDQGQTALHAAVLGARVNVVEYILKTPELAAIINEADKDGNTPLHLATLHQNDKIIKVLSGDRRVDMIAINKEFSMPADMFLGDNIGEQETIRRAMVLDNLGCSVGVPFFQQQISRDFDKLEPLEKDTDKIRENQLRARPDDRNALERDDTKLLVATLIATVTFAASFTSVPGGFKDDGMPILYEKAAFKVFQFFNAASFYISILAIYNESTPITVLSIHLPTPSSLIQYSIGGMVIAFFSGTLAVQPRRSHGNLFEFIFGTTSVDIVLTVMCGTLLILAIISLMMPLIQIRRGKRIHWF; this is translated from the exons ATGGATCCTTACCTGTATGAGGCGGCCACGGGCGGAGATGTCAGCTTCTTGAGAAGAATCAGAGACGGTGACGTATTACTAAACCACGATCTTCTCCTTCAGAGAACGCCTAAAGACAACAACATTCTACACATCGCCGTCGAATTCAAACACATTGAGTTTTTCAGACAAGTCCCGAATCATTATTCTTCATCTCTGTTTTGGGCGGCCAACAAAAAGGGCGACACTCCTCTGCACGTGGCCGCTAGAGTAGGCTGTGTTGAAATAGTCGAGTTCCTTATCGATCAGGCGAAAGCGCTGCAGATAAGAGGAGCTGATGAGGAAAGCTGTCATCGAAAGCCGCTACTTCGGATGACGAATTTAGAAATGGATACGGCTCTGCATGTGGCTGTGCGGTACGGTCATCTTGGAGTGGTGGTTCTGTTAATGGAAGCAGATCCTGAACTGTGTTGTTTGACTAACAGGGCAGATGAATCTGTTTTGTTCCTGGCTGCTATGAAGGGGTCTGCAGAGATTGCTCTTTATCTGTTGAACGAGTCTCCGGTGTGTCCTTGTTTTCGAGGGACTAATGGTGTGACGGCTTTGCACGCCGCTGTAACTCGCAGCACGCTCACCAGCAAAG GCATTGTGAGGACAATGGTGTCCAAAAATCCTGAGATGACTAAAAATGTCGATGCACTTGGCTGGACACCGTTACACTATGCAGCATTTAGAGGGAACCTTGAAGCGACTAGAGTGCTAATGCAATGCGATAGTTCTGCATCTTACATCTTAGACAACTCTGGAATGTCAGCTCTCCATGTAGCAGCCCATGCCGGCCACACCAAAATAATGAAGGAGCTGATTCTGTTGCGGCCCGATATTTGTGATCTGCTGAATGACCAAGGCCAAACGGCTTTACATGCTGCAGTATTAGGAGCACGAGTTAATGTTGTGGAGTACATATTGAAGACGCCTGAGCTTGCGGCGATTATAAACGAAGCAGATAAAGATGGAAACACTCCTTTGCACTTAGCTACCCTTCACCAAAATGATAAAATCATAAAAGTTCTGTCTGGCGATCGGAGAGTGGACATGATTGCTATTAATAAGGAATTCTCGATGCCCGCCGACATGTTTCTTGGTGACAATATTGGTGAACAG GAAACAATTCGCCGTGCTATGGTTTTGGACAACCTGGGGTGCTCTGTTGGCGTGCCATTtttccaacaacaaatcagtcgtGACTTCGACAAGTTGGAACCACTAGAGAAGGACACAGACAAGATCAGAGAAAACCAGCTGCGAGCTCGTCCGGATGATCGTAATGCCTTGGAAAGAGATGACACCAAACTACTTGTTGCAACGCTCATTGCAACTGTCACGTTTGCAGCATCTTTCACCAGCGTGCCTGGAGGATTTAAAGATGACGGAATGCCTATTTTATATGAAAAGGCCGCTTTCAAAGTGTTTCAGTTTTTCAATGCAGCGTCCTTCTACATCTCAATTCTTGCAATCTATAATGAATCAACTCCGATAACTGTGTTATCCATCCATCTACCCACACCATCAAGTCTCATTCAGTATTCCATTGGAGGAATGGTGATTGCATTTTTTTCTGGCACATTAGCAGTGCAGCCGAGACGTAGTCACGGAAATTTGTTTGAATTTATATTTGGCACAACTTCGGTTGATATTGTGCTCACGGTGATGTGTGGCACTCTTTTAATATTAGCTATCATCTCTTTGATGATGCCTCTGATTCAAATACGCAGGGGAAAGAGGATCCACTGGTTTTGA